From a region of the Halolamina sp. CBA1230 genome:
- a CDS encoding aspartate aminotransferase family protein gives MTGEGFVFSEKPIEIESGSGVTLTASDGTEYLDFGASYACTPLGHSPPAVVDAIREQAEELLYVQGSYPVAARTALQEQLGEVAPGDLSKVWLCNSGTEANEAALKFARSATDRENVVVAKRAFHGRTLGALSLTWKDDYRDPFGPLPGGVEFVPYGDEAALAEAVDDETAAVFLEPIQGEGGVHPAGDAYLRTAREVTEEASAALVLDEIQTGVGRTGTMWACQSAGIVPDVLTAAKGVASGLPLGVTLCADWIAEGAGNHGSTFAGNPVVAAAAGATLTQLQAESVPENAAAVGEHLRAELRAAVDEHDLPVREVRGDGLMIGVEVKRGSMRVLRELALSEQLLALPAGRSVVRLLPPLVIDESHAESAVDSLVEVLG, from the coding sequence GTGACCGGCGAGGGGTTCGTCTTCTCCGAGAAACCCATCGAGATCGAGTCGGGGTCGGGCGTCACGCTCACCGCGAGCGACGGCACCGAGTACCTCGATTTCGGCGCCTCCTACGCCTGCACGCCGCTGGGGCATTCGCCGCCGGCGGTCGTCGACGCGATCCGCGAGCAGGCCGAGGAGCTGCTGTACGTCCAGGGCTCCTACCCCGTCGCCGCGCGCACCGCGCTCCAGGAACAGCTCGGCGAGGTCGCGCCGGGCGACCTCTCGAAGGTGTGGCTCTGTAACTCCGGCACGGAGGCCAACGAGGCCGCGCTGAAGTTCGCGCGCTCGGCGACCGACCGCGAGAACGTCGTCGTCGCCAAGCGCGCGTTCCACGGCCGCACGCTCGGCGCGCTCTCGCTGACGTGGAAGGACGACTACCGCGACCCGTTCGGGCCGCTCCCGGGCGGCGTGGAGTTCGTCCCCTACGGCGACGAGGCAGCACTCGCCGAGGCCGTCGACGACGAGACCGCAGCAGTGTTCCTCGAACCGATTCAGGGCGAGGGTGGCGTCCACCCCGCCGGCGACGCGTACCTTCGGACCGCCCGCGAGGTGACCGAGGAGGCGAGCGCGGCGCTCGTGCTCGACGAGATCCAGACCGGCGTCGGCCGCACCGGGACGATGTGGGCCTGCCAGTCGGCGGGAATCGTTCCGGACGTCCTCACCGCCGCGAAAGGTGTCGCCTCCGGCCTCCCGCTGGGCGTGACGCTCTGTGCGGACTGGATCGCCGAGGGCGCGGGGAACCACGGCTCGACGTTCGCGGGCAACCCCGTCGTCGCCGCCGCGGCGGGCGCGACGCTGACGCAGTTGCAGGCCGAGAGCGTGCCCGAGAACGCCGCTGCGGTGGGAGAACACCTGCGCGCGGAGTTGCGTGCTGCGGTCGACGAGCACGACCTCCCTGTCCGCGAGGTGCGCGGCGACGGGCTCATGATCGGCGTCGAGGTCAAACGCGGGTCGATGCGCGTGCTCCGGGAACTCGCGCTCTCGGAGCAGCTGCTCGCGCTCCCGGCCGGGCGCTCGGTCGTGCGCCTGCTCCCGCCGCTCGTGATCGACGAGAGCCACGCCGAGAGCGCTGTCGACAGCCTCGTGGAGGTGCTCGGCTGA
- a CDS encoding [LysW]-lysine hydrolase, giving the protein MVDGVPDPTGALDTLGRELLAELVAIPSQSGEEADAAAHLAGFFAEHGREASIDDAGNVRAPGDESVLLTSHVDTVPGQIPVRVEDGDEELGVDGPVLWGRGSVDATGPLVAMAVAAVETGVSFVGVVGEETDSRGARHLIEARDAPEAVINGEPSGWDAITLGYRGIVGGEYAVSTAASHGARPDANAIDHATAWWERVRDAVDAANEDVEPGGFDTITATATSIDGGLSDDGSTVAASMATRFRVPPSETPESVRELVDDCRREGGVSWGQSIPPLVASPRSTPAAALRKGIRDAGGEPTHLHKTGTADANLYADAWDVPVVTYGPGDAALDHAPDERLPLSEFDRAVTVLTTACEGLTD; this is encoded by the coding sequence ATGGTCGACGGCGTCCCGGACCCCACTGGCGCGCTGGACACGCTCGGGCGCGAACTGCTCGCGGAGCTGGTCGCGATCCCCTCGCAGTCGGGCGAGGAGGCCGACGCGGCGGCCCACCTCGCGGGCTTTTTCGCGGAGCACGGGCGCGAGGCGTCGATCGACGACGCCGGCAACGTCCGTGCTCCGGGGGACGAGTCGGTGCTGCTGACCTCCCACGTCGACACGGTGCCCGGTCAGATCCCGGTCCGCGTCGAGGACGGGGACGAGGAGCTGGGCGTCGACGGCCCGGTGCTCTGGGGGCGCGGCAGCGTCGACGCGACCGGCCCGCTGGTGGCGATGGCCGTCGCGGCCGTCGAGACCGGCGTCTCCTTCGTCGGCGTCGTCGGCGAGGAGACCGACTCCCGCGGCGCGCGCCACCTGATCGAGGCCCGCGACGCGCCCGAAGCCGTGATCAACGGCGAACCCTCGGGCTGGGACGCGATCACGCTGGGGTACCGCGGCATCGTCGGCGGCGAGTACGCCGTCTCGACGGCCGCGAGCCACGGCGCCCGTCCGGACGCGAACGCGATCGACCACGCGACCGCGTGGTGGGAGCGCGTCCGCGACGCCGTCGACGCCGCGAACGAGGACGTGGAGCCGGGCGGGTTCGACACGATCACCGCCACCGCGACGTCGATCGACGGCGGCCTGAGCGACGACGGCTCGACCGTGGCGGCGTCGATGGCGACGCGGTTCCGCGTGCCGCCGAGCGAGACGCCCGAGTCCGTGCGCGAACTCGTCGACGACTGCCGCCGCGAGGGCGGGGTCTCGTGGGGGCAGTCGATCCCACCGCTCGTCGCTTCGCCCCGCAGCACGCCCGCGGCGGCGCTCCGCAAGGGAATCCGCGACGCCGGCGGCGAGCCGACCCACCTGCACAAAACCGGCACCGCCGACGCGAACCTCTACGCCGACGCCTGGGACGTGCCGGTCGTCACCTACGGCCCCGGCGACGCGGCGCTGGACCACGCGCCCGACGAGCGCCTGCCGCTCTCGGAGTTCGATCGCGCAGTGACCGTCCTGACGACCGCCTGCGAAGGGCTCACCGACTGA
- the argF gene encoding ornithine carbamoyltransferase — protein MYDNDTATTFPTDLLTIDQLSPAALRRLLDRAAAIKAGEEPARLDDRSVAMVFEKPSTRTRTSFEAGVTELGGHPTFLGQDDIHLGHGEPLKDTARALSQYVDALVARLNSHDDLAELAAHADVPVVNALTDRAHPCQTLADLLTLREIAAEEGGELQDLTLAWVGDGNNVARSLVVGCALAGVELRVATPEGYGVDDEALAAAAAADGEPTLFDSPGAAVAGADVVYTDVWVSMGDSEAKIPDFEGFQVDEALLGDAKLMHCLPANRGQEVTDGALESEQSVVWQQAGNRKPTQQALLLELITGSR, from the coding sequence ATGTACGACAACGACACCGCGACTACGTTCCCGACGGACCTGCTCACGATCGACCAGCTCTCGCCGGCGGCGCTCCGGCGGCTGCTCGACCGCGCGGCCGCGATCAAGGCCGGCGAGGAGCCCGCTCGGCTGGACGACCGGAGCGTGGCGATGGTGTTCGAGAAACCCTCGACGCGGACTCGCACGTCGTTCGAGGCTGGCGTGACCGAACTCGGTGGCCACCCGACGTTCCTCGGTCAGGACGATATTCACCTCGGCCACGGCGAGCCGCTGAAGGACACCGCCCGCGCGCTCTCGCAGTACGTCGACGCGCTGGTGGCGCGGCTGAACAGCCACGACGACCTCGCGGAACTGGCCGCCCACGCCGACGTGCCGGTCGTGAACGCGCTGACCGACCGCGCACACCCCTGCCAGACGCTCGCGGACCTGCTGACGCTGCGGGAGATCGCGGCCGAGGAGGGGGGAGAACTGCAGGACCTGACGCTCGCGTGGGTCGGCGACGGGAACAACGTCGCGCGCTCGCTCGTCGTCGGCTGTGCGCTCGCGGGCGTGGAGCTACGCGTCGCGACCCCCGAGGGGTACGGCGTCGACGACGAGGCGCTCGCGGCGGCGGCAGCGGCCGACGGCGAACCAACCCTGTTCGATAGCCCCGGCGCCGCCGTCGCCGGTGCGGACGTCGTCTACACCGACGTCTGGGTCAGCATGGGCGACAGCGAGGCGAAAATCCCCGATTTCGAGGGGTTCCAGGTCGACGAAGCGCTGCTCGGCGACGCGAAGCTGATGCACTGTCTCCCCGCGAACCGCGGGCAGGAGGTGACCGACGGCGCGCTGGAGAGCGAGCAGTCGGTGGTCTGGCAGCAGGCCGGCAACCGCAAACCGACCCAACAGGCGCTGCTGCTGGAACTGATAACCGGCAGTCGGTAG